The stretch of DNA CTTCTGCAATTTTATTTTGCAAAGCTTCTATTCGTTTGGGTTTGGCTTTTTCTTCTTGTTGCAGTTCGTAAAATAGTTCTCCTTTTAGATAAGAAATTTGGACTTTAAGACCATTTTCCAAAACCATTGCATTCCGAGGAATCCCTGCTACCTCCATGGAATTTAAGTTATGAACCGTTTCAAATAAAACAGCACTTTTTGACAATTCTGCATAGGTAAAAGCCTGCGCTAAGTATTCTTTCTTTTTGGTTTTATTAAATAAGGTATTGCAGATAATTACAGCATGTTGACTGAGTTTGTGCGTAATATTCCCCAATTTAAAATTAGAACCATCATTGCGATGGGTTTTGCGCAATTTATAAAGCAATTCTGTCGCAATAGCATAGTGTGCTAAAACCTTCTTTAATTCTACTTCTGACGGATTACTGCGATTTTTTTCATATAAAATAATCCCTTTGGTAGTAATAGAGTTGAGTAATTCAAAGGGAAAAGGAATTTTGTTGATGTTATCCAATAAGGAACGATCAATTTTTATTTCGCTACCTACATGGCTATATTGTGCTTGGTTAATATAATGGAGTGCTTCAGAGTACAACTCATTGGCTAAGTAAATTTCGCTAAGAATGCGTTTAATTTCTACCACCTGTGGATGTTGTTGCTGGTCAGTCGTTTGAATAATCTGTAAGGTTGTCTCATAATAGCTTTGGGCAATGGGGTATTCGCCAGCTTCAAAATATAGGGCTCCGAGTGCCAGTTGTATTTCTATTCTTTTGTTGGCTTGTAAGGATAGAGGTAGTTGAGGAATAAGATGTTGGGCTTTTTTGTAATAGAGCAATGCTAGGTTAAAATCCACCGACTTATTGGCATGAGTAGCATGTGTAATTGCTTCTAATTCTTGCGTTTTTAGTTGTTGTTTCCAGTCTTTTTGTGCTTCTGTTGCTGTAATTTGATACCAAGATATATTATTGGTAGAAGCGGGTAGATGTTGTAAAATTTTTCCTTGATTTAGGCAGGTATTATAAAAATATACTAGGTCAGAATTGTGTTTTAAACCATCTTTCCATGCTAGTAGCGCATTGGTATTGTAATTGACAGCTAGGTTGTATTTATTTTGGCTAAGATAAATGGCTGCCAACATAGATGAAATACGAGGTGTTTTTGGGGTTTGGATTTGATCTTCTTGAATGGCCATCCTTGCTTTTTTGAGATAGGGAATAGCAGCTTCGTATTGCTTTTGTTCAAAAAAAGAAAGACCAATACCAAAATCAATTTCAATAGCGCTTAATTTTTTGTCTACAATATGTTTAGTTGCTTTTTCGATCGCTGCCATGTATTTTTTTGCCGCTTCATCGGTACTTAAAAGCATATCATTAAAATCCCATATTTGCTTAAGTGCTCTTTTCTTTTTGGGATAGCGAGGGTGGCGAACAATATTTATGTTTGTTTGTTGCTGTTGTTCATAAATCAAATCATTGTACTCTTCTACCAAAGCCAATAAATCTCTTTTTTTGACTTCTTTATCTTTTACCAACTGCACAATTTGCTCTTGGTCGGCAAAATAAGTTGTCATCTGTTTTCGAAATCGACCCAATCGAACTTTTGTTAAGATTCCATTGCGTTCTAAGAATAAATCGGTAGCAGTATAGAGGCGAACTTTGTTGGCGTATTCATAAACCTTTATGGTAGCATCGGGAGCCGATAGCAATTTCATAAAAACAAGTACCGATTTCTTTTTGTTAATCGGGTAGTATTTTGACACATAAACTGAATTGTCCTGAGCCCATTCAACTAACTCAGCAGGACGATAACGGCGAGTTGTGCCAGTTGGTGTTTTGAAGGTTACTTGGGCATGGTTAAGGCTAAGGTTAATTTGTTCAATCTTTCCATAAATTTTTGTGCTATCTATATCAATAATATAATCTGTTGAACTTTGCGCTGTATGTAAAAGGGGGATCAAAATAAAAACAACAATTATTAGATAATTCATAGGGTCACTGAAAATTATTAAAAGAAGGCACCAATTGATTATTGGCAATAAATAAAAAGTGGGACGGACGCCAAAACAAGTTTCTTGTTTTGGATGATAACTAATAATAAGGGGGGAAGTGGTTGTTATTTTTTTAATATGACTTTAGTGGCTCCAAAACCATATTTCTCATGAAATTCGTTTTTATAAGATTTAATGTCGCCATGGAAGCGCAGAAAATTGTCAACCCCTTCTTTGAGTTTGCCTTTGCCCAAGCCATGAATAATAAAGACTTCTTGTAAACCAATTTTGACGGCTTTGGTAATAAAGTTCTCTAAAACTTCTAATTGCAATTCGTATAATTCTCTAGCTGTAAATTCAGAAGTGTCATTAACTAATTTTTCAGCATGTAAATCTAATTCAGGCTCAAAAGAGGCCACATCCATTAGGTCAAAAGAACGATACAGCTTATTGATAGGGGCAATTAAGTTCGCCTGTTCTTGTTTATGGCTATTGGTATAGTGCTTTATAGAAGGTTTCTTTTGGGTAGATGCAGGAAGTTTAGAAAACAAAACAAATGCATAGGTATTTAATCCCATCAAAGGAATAGCCTGAACGGTTTTGATAAATTTGCGATATTTTAGTTTGATTTGCTTGTTGAAAGCAAGGGCTGGACATCGGAATTCAATAAGGGGAGAATCATTAAACTGCTCATGTAATAGCTCACCAATTGGAAAAAAAGTATTGGCAGGGATAATTTTGTTGAAGCCATGCACTAATTTTTGTTGCAAAAATAGCTTAAACTCAAAACTAAAAGAATTGGGCAAATCATTGACTAAATAAATCGTATAGTGATTGGGGCTTGTTTGATGAAACGCTAGATAACAACCTGTTTGTTTAGGTGGACTAGGGCAAATGTCTAGAGGAACAAAAGATGGTATCTTTTCTGTCTTTGGGGCAGTCGTCTTTTTTACCGAAAGATGTTTCGGTTGTAAAGCAGCTATTTTTTTTGCATTTAATTCTTCTTTGCTATAAAATAACTCTTCTGTAGATGGTCCTTTGGGGGCTTTTTGTAATGTTTTTTGTTGTTCGGATTGTTCTATGCCTCCAAAATCTTTTGCCAATACAATATCATCAACAAAGGCAATACTTTCTTCTTCATCCTTTTCTAGCCAAACCGTATAACTACCATCCATGTGGTCTTCTACTATTTCAGCTTCCATTCCTGTATATTTAAACCGTATTTTTGCTCCTATTTCAAACATGATATATAATATGTATGCTCCTATTGTTTTGATCTTCAAAATATATGCTGTCAATGGACGGCAAGATTGAGATAGTTGATGATATAGATTTTAATAAGAAGTGATTAATCTTCTTTTTTGATACAAAGATAATGATAAGTAAAAAAACTGAACTATGCTCTATAAAGGTAAAAGATCTTATGGTAGAATGCTGATGTACTAATAAAAGGTCTACTTATCCCATTGGCTACTTTTTTAGAGTAGAGATAGTTCCATAATTGCTTATAAAAATAGTTAAAATGACAAATTTTGACAATTCTATGATTTTTACATCAAAAAATGTGAAAAAATGAAGAAGGATTTTAACTTAGCGCTTAATACTCTGTGAAAATTTATTGAGAATAACAAGATAACATGTATAAGGTTTGAAAATCAATTTCTTATATTGTGTTTGGAGGATGAACTCAAAAAAGCAACTACAAATTAGTTAAGCAAAAGTTAATGCCAAATTTATTTAGATTCGGTCTAAATAGTTAGGAGATTTTAGGAACATTTGTAAAAAAGATTTGTGGATTGTATTTTTGTTCCAAATACAACAAGGGTTGTTTTTTGACAAAAAAATTACAAAATGATATATCAAAGACTTTTAAGCTTTTGCGCAATTACTTTGTTGATTGCAATGTTGCCAAACTGGTCAATGGCGGCGGATGCAAATAATGGAAAAACTCTATTTTTGGAGAACTGTGCTAGTTGTCATAACAATGACATGGTAAGTGATATGACGGGACCTGCTTTATACGAAGCGGAGGATCGTTGGAAAAAATATCCAGGTGCAATTTATGAATGGATTCGTAACTCTGAATCGTTAGCCAATTCTGGAAATGCTCGTGCAAAGATTATGGTGAATTGGGCGGCTTCTGCCATGACTCCTTTTGAGAGTTTGGAAGATGCTCAAATTGACGATATCTTAGAATACATTGAACTAAAAGGTTCTGGTGCTTTAGACAAAGATAAAAAAGGCGCAGGAACAGATCTTACTAAAGGAGAAGATGAAGAAGAAAGCAATCCTTTGTTGGGATATACTTTAGTAGTTGTATTGTTGTTGGCTATTGCTTTGTTGGGACGTTACATCAACAGCTTGACTCGTTTGGCTCAACAAAATGCAGGAGAGGTAGTTTCACCAGAGAAATCTGTTATGGGTATTTTATTTGGCCCTTCTGTTGTTAAATTGTTGATTTTTGTAGTTGTATTAGTTGGTGGTTATACTACTGTTAATAATGCAATTGGTTTAGGACGTCAACAAGATTACGCTCCTACACAACCTGTTAATTTCTCGCACAAAATTCATGCTGGAGATAATGGAATCGATTGTCAATATTGTCACGATGGTGCTCGTCGTTCAAGACATTCTGTTATTCCTGCTTCTAATACTTGTATCAACTGTCATGCTAATATCCAAAAAGGATCTAAAGATGGAACTAAAGAGTTGATCAAGGTTTATGCTGCATCTGGTTTCAACCCAATGTCTAACTCTTACCTACCAGAAGATATGTCTGAAGCGGAAAGAGCAGAGGTTTATAAGAAATGGTTGAGAAAAACCTATGATAAAGAGTGGAAAGAAAATGAAACAGCTGTAAATAGAATGATCGATGAACAATTGGCTTCTGTTGCTGGTACTTACAACAAACCAATCGAGTGGGTACGTATTCACAACTTGCCAGATCACGTTTATTTTAACCACTCTCAGCACGTTACTGTTGGTAAAGTAAAATGTGAAACTTGTCATGGTGAAGTATCTGAAATGGATGTCGTTAAGCAACATTCTCCTTTATCTATGGGATGGTGTGTTAACTGTCATAGACAAACAGAAGTTCAATTCCGTGATGGTTTGAATGAAGGTAAAAAATCACCTTACATGGGTGAAGAAAATAAAGCAAATGCTTATTATACTGATTATCAATATTACGAAAGATACCACAATGAGTTGAAGGAAGGTAAACGTAAAGGAGTTACTGTTGAAGAGATTGGTGGTCTAGAGTGTCAAAAATGTCACTACTAATCAGTATTTAAAGGTATCTTTTTAGCATTCTTTGCTAAAAAGATACCCCTGTTTCTATAATAAATTAGCAATAACAAAGGGGGAAACCCCTACTTCCAATATATCTTATAAGACTATGAATAAGAAGGAAAATAAAAATAGAGTTTGGATAAGTGCAGAAGACTTAGCCAATGATATTTCTACTCTTGATGCATCGCAAAATGAATTTGCACATACTGAAGAAACAGAAAATAGCGAGCACAGTCGTCGTGATTTTCTGAAGTATATGGGATTTGGTCTTACTGCTGCTACTGTTGCAAGCTGTGAGATTCCCGTTAAAAAAGCAATTCCTTATGTAATCAAACCTGAGGAAATTGTACCTGGTGTTGCTACTTACTTTGCCTCTGCTGTTGTGCAAGGTGGAGATGTACTTCCTGCATTAATCAAAACTCGTGAAGGGCGTCCTATTAAGATTGATGGTAACCCTGGGCATGGTAAAGAAAAAACCTTTACTGGTGAAGGTAGTTGCGCTAGAAGCCAAGCATCTATATTGGAATTGTACGATACCAATCGTCTAAAAGGTGCTGGTGTCGTTTCTAAGTTATTGGAAGCTGAAAAGATTCAAAATAAAAAACAACAAAAAGAGGCAGAAGCTGCTGCTATGTTGTCTTGGGCTGACCTTGACAAAGCAGTAAAAGCAGGGCTTTCTGGTCAAATTCGCATTGTTTCTCATACCAACAATAGCCCTACTTTTAAAGCGGCTGTTGAAGCATTCAAAGGAAAATATCCTAACACTCAATTGGTTCAGTATGATCCGATTTCTTGTTCGGCTATGATTGAGGCTAATGAGAGAATGTATAACAAACCATGGATTCCTTCTTATCACTTTGATAAAGCAATGTGCATTGTTGGTATCGAAGCTGATTTCTTGGGACCTTGGATTTCTCATGTAGAATATTCTAAAGATTATATCAAAAACCGTAAAGTAACGGATCAAGATATTAAAACGGGTGCAGACAAAACAATGTCTACACACATTCAGTTTGAGTCTCGTATGTCTTTGACGGGATCAAATGCAGACCACAGAGTTTTAATCAAGCCTTCTGAATGGGCTGCTGCTGTTGGAATGCTTTACACTGAGGTAGCAAAAGAAACTGGCAATACTCCTGCTAGCTTGAGCTTTGCTCCTAAATTTGCTTGGAAAAAAGCATCTAAAGCAATAAAAGATACAGCTAAGAAATTAGTTAAAAATGCCCCTAGAGCGTTGGTTGTATGTGGTATTAATGATGTAAATATCCAAATGGTAGTAAATGCCATCAACGAAATGTTGGGCGCTACCAATTCTACGTTAACACTTACAAACGATACACACTCTAAACAACGTCTAGGACGTGATGCAGCGATTCAATCATTGGTTAATGATATGAATAGTGGTGCTGTTGGAGCGCTTATCGTATGTGACGGTGCCAACCCTGCTTATGATATTCCTGGTTTGGCGGCAGATTTTGCTAAGGCATTGCCAAAAGTTGGTATGTCTGTTTCTTTTGGTGGAACACTAAACGAAACAGCAGCACTTTGTAAATATGTTGCGCCTGATCATCACAACCTAGAGTCTTGGGGCGATGCAGAGCCTAAGAAAGGTGAGATTTATGTGGTTCAACCAACTATTTCTCCTTTGTTTAGTACTCGTGCTGCTGGAGAATCTCTATTGGCTTGGGCTGGAGTATCTACTTCTTATCATGACTTTATGAAAGACAACTGGAAAACTACCATGTTCCCTGCTCAAAGCAATTACATGACTTTCCAATCTTTCTGGAACAATACATTACACAATGGCTGGTTCAAAGCTACTTCTGCTATCGCAGAAACAGTAGTAGAAACCGCTAACGATTCTACTTCAACTGCTGAGCCTGTTGTTTCAGGTGCTTCAAATGTCGCTGGAGCAGTTGCTGCTTTGGCTCAAGGCAAAGGTGGAGCAATAGAGGTTACTTTTTATGAGAGTGTACAATTAGGTGCTGGACAGCATGCCAACAACCCTTGGTTGCAAGAAATGCCAGATCCTATTATGCGTACTACTTGGGATAACTTTATTCAAATTCCTTTAAAATGGAATGGCAACTCAGGTTATGACTCTCTAAATGGCTTGAAAGATGGTGATATTGCTACCATTACTGTAAATGGCGCAGAATATCAATTGCCTGTTTTCCGTACCTTTGGTCAAATGGAAGGAACGGTTGCTATTGCTTTAGGATATGGTCGTACAAGAGCTGGTAAAGCTGGTAATGGTGTAGGAACAGATTTATTTCCTGCTGTAAAAGGATTTAACTTTTCTGGTACAGGAAGTTTGTCTGAATACGAAGGCCATGACGATTTGTTTGCTTGTGTTCAAATGCATCATACTTATGGTTTGACGACAACAGATGAAGCTACAGGAAAAACTAAAATGCATAAATATGCTACTGGTGAAGAAAAACCATTCAATGTGGATGAGCACAACGAAGGTTTCCAAGGAGCATTGATTGAGCGTTCTGTATTCTTCCAATCAACGGCTAAAGATTTATCTAAAGAGGTAAAAAAATTAGCGAAAAAACGTGAAGGTTATCAATATTTAAATAGCAAAGGACTATACCCAGACCATGAGGTTTATGGAATGGGACACCACTGGGGAATGGCAGTTGACTTGAACTCTTGTACGGGCTGTGGTGCTTGTACAGTGGCTTGTATGGCTGAAAATAATGTTCCTGTAGTTGGTAAATTTGAGGTGAACAACATCCATGAAATGACTTGGTTGAGAATTGACCGTTATTTCTATGGAGATGAAGAAACACCGAATGCAGTCTATATGCCAATGATGTGTCAGCATTGTGACAATGCTCCTTGTGAGAACGTTTGTCCTGTTGCGGCTACCAACCACAGTTCTGAAGGATTAAACCAAATGACTTATAACCGTTGTGTAGGTACTCGTTATTGTGCAAATAACTGTCCTTTCAAAGTTCGTCGTTTTAACTGGTTGGATTATACTTCTGCTGATATTTTCCCATCTAATGAGGTGGATATGAACAGAGGAATTGATGATGCAGAGAGTTATAACTATATGAATGAGAACTTAACACGTATGGTTCTTAACCCAGATGTAACTGTTCGTACTCGTGGTGTTATTGAAAAATGTAGCTTCTGTATCCAACGTATCCAAGAGGGTAAATTGGCTGCAAAAGTAGAAGGTCGCAAACTTCAAGACAGCGATGTAACACCAGCTTGTCAACAAGCTTGTTCTACTGGGGCTATCATCTTTGGTGATGATAACAATCCTAACAGTGAAGTTTATAAATTGCAAAGAACAAAACGTTCGTACATTCCATTGGAAGAAACTAACGTTCGCTCTTCCGTTAATTACTTGATGAAAGTAATTAACAAAGATGAAAACTTTGCTTAGTTAGAGA from Aureispira anguillae encodes:
- a CDS encoding TAT-variant-translocated molybdopterin oxidoreductase, producing the protein MNKKENKNRVWISAEDLANDISTLDASQNEFAHTEETENSEHSRRDFLKYMGFGLTAATVASCEIPVKKAIPYVIKPEEIVPGVATYFASAVVQGGDVLPALIKTREGRPIKIDGNPGHGKEKTFTGEGSCARSQASILELYDTNRLKGAGVVSKLLEAEKIQNKKQQKEAEAAAMLSWADLDKAVKAGLSGQIRIVSHTNNSPTFKAAVEAFKGKYPNTQLVQYDPISCSAMIEANERMYNKPWIPSYHFDKAMCIVGIEADFLGPWISHVEYSKDYIKNRKVTDQDIKTGADKTMSTHIQFESRMSLTGSNADHRVLIKPSEWAAAVGMLYTEVAKETGNTPASLSFAPKFAWKKASKAIKDTAKKLVKNAPRALVVCGINDVNIQMVVNAINEMLGATNSTLTLTNDTHSKQRLGRDAAIQSLVNDMNSGAVGALIVCDGANPAYDIPGLAADFAKALPKVGMSVSFGGTLNETAALCKYVAPDHHNLESWGDAEPKKGEIYVVQPTISPLFSTRAAGESLLAWAGVSTSYHDFMKDNWKTTMFPAQSNYMTFQSFWNNTLHNGWFKATSAIAETVVETANDSTSTAEPVVSGASNVAGAVAALAQGKGGAIEVTFYESVQLGAGQHANNPWLQEMPDPIMRTTWDNFIQIPLKWNGNSGYDSLNGLKDGDIATITVNGAEYQLPVFRTFGQMEGTVAIALGYGRTRAGKAGNGVGTDLFPAVKGFNFSGTGSLSEYEGHDDLFACVQMHHTYGLTTTDEATGKTKMHKYATGEEKPFNVDEHNEGFQGALIERSVFFQSTAKDLSKEVKKLAKKREGYQYLNSKGLYPDHEVYGMGHHWGMAVDLNSCTGCGACTVACMAENNVPVVGKFEVNNIHEMTWLRIDRYFYGDEETPNAVYMPMMCQHCDNAPCENVCPVAATNHSSEGLNQMTYNRCVGTRYCANNCPFKVRRFNWLDYTSADIFPSNEVDMNRGIDDAESYNYMNENLTRMVLNPDVTVRTRGVIEKCSFCIQRIQEGKLAAKVEGRKLQDSDVTPACQQACSTGAIIFGDDNNPNSEVYKLQRTKRSYIPLEETNVRSSVNYLMKVINKDENFA
- a CDS encoding CHAT domain-containing protein gives rise to the protein MNYLIIVVFILIPLLHTAQSSTDYIIDIDSTKIYGKIEQINLSLNHAQVTFKTPTGTTRRYRPAELVEWAQDNSVYVSKYYPINKKKSVLVFMKLLSAPDATIKVYEYANKVRLYTATDLFLERNGILTKVRLGRFRKQMTTYFADQEQIVQLVKDKEVKKRDLLALVEEYNDLIYEQQQQTNINIVRHPRYPKKKRALKQIWDFNDMLLSTDEAAKKYMAAIEKATKHIVDKKLSAIEIDFGIGLSFFEQKQYEAAIPYLKKARMAIQEDQIQTPKTPRISSMLAAIYLSQNKYNLAVNYNTNALLAWKDGLKHNSDLVYFYNTCLNQGKILQHLPASTNNISWYQITATEAQKDWKQQLKTQELEAITHATHANKSVDFNLALLYYKKAQHLIPQLPLSLQANKRIEIQLALGALYFEAGEYPIAQSYYETTLQIIQTTDQQQHPQVVEIKRILSEIYLANELYSEALHYINQAQYSHVGSEIKIDRSLLDNINKIPFPFELLNSITTKGIILYEKNRSNPSEVELKKVLAHYAIATELLYKLRKTHRNDGSNFKLGNITHKLSQHAVIICNTLFNKTKKKEYLAQAFTYAELSKSAVLFETVHNLNSMEVAGIPRNAMVLENGLKVQISYLKGELFYELQQEEKAKPKRIEALQNKIAEVSKEHELLLKKFERNYPKYFALKYSNKSIQLEDLQKELSPDEVFLEYVVTDSFIYVLAIGPNKVKSQLTKLSHSLPYTIKKLQHALRNNKADLYAIHGNTLYQNAIGNLAAFIKGKKLIIAADAELNYIPFGVLPTNQPKLKSKGALIYSQTHFLIEDHPICYNYSAGMFLLNKQQKQTSPPRTIATWAPNFDTMEAIIKKKGIGDTLPPLPGAQQEAQQIANMFGSIAYLGADASELKFKEQAQYYSVLHIATHGVLNDLDPLFSSLILKNQGKEDGILHAFELYNMRLNANLAVLSACNSGMGQLTKGEGVVSIARGFSYAGVPNIIMSKWSVSDWSTELLMKQFYKNLKAGMPKDKALQQAKVAFLDEHREKANLLAPFYWGGFVLSGNPAPIEMLKEQDTYFFWYLGLFLLLIGIISIVWKKRPIP
- a CDS encoding Smr/MutS family protein → MFEIGAKIRFKYTGMEAEIVEDHMDGSYTVWLEKDEEESIAFVDDIVLAKDFGGIEQSEQQKTLQKAPKGPSTEELFYSKEELNAKKIAALQPKHLSVKKTTAPKTEKIPSFVPLDICPSPPKQTGCYLAFHQTSPNHYTIYLVNDLPNSFSFEFKLFLQQKLVHGFNKIIPANTFFPIGELLHEQFNDSPLIEFRCPALAFNKQIKLKYRKFIKTVQAIPLMGLNTYAFVLFSKLPASTQKKPSIKHYTNSHKQEQANLIAPINKLYRSFDLMDVASFEPELDLHAEKLVNDTSEFTARELYELQLEVLENFITKAVKIGLQEVFIIHGLGKGKLKEGVDNFLRFHGDIKSYKNEFHEKYGFGATKVILKK
- a CDS encoding c-type cytochrome, whose product is MIYQRLLSFCAITLLIAMLPNWSMAADANNGKTLFLENCASCHNNDMVSDMTGPALYEAEDRWKKYPGAIYEWIRNSESLANSGNARAKIMVNWAASAMTPFESLEDAQIDDILEYIELKGSGALDKDKKGAGTDLTKGEDEEESNPLLGYTLVVVLLLAIALLGRYINSLTRLAQQNAGEVVSPEKSVMGILFGPSVVKLLIFVVVLVGGYTTVNNAIGLGRQQDYAPTQPVNFSHKIHAGDNGIDCQYCHDGARRSRHSVIPASNTCINCHANIQKGSKDGTKELIKVYAASGFNPMSNSYLPEDMSEAERAEVYKKWLRKTYDKEWKENETAVNRMIDEQLASVAGTYNKPIEWVRIHNLPDHVYFNHSQHVTVGKVKCETCHGEVSEMDVVKQHSPLSMGWCVNCHRQTEVQFRDGLNEGKKSPYMGEENKANAYYTDYQYYERYHNELKEGKRKGVTVEEIGGLECQKCHY